The uncultured Cohaesibacter sp. region GTCATGCTGAATTACCTCCCTTCTCTATCTGCCCTGCGCGCCTTCGAAGCAGCAGCCCGTCACCTCAGCTTCACCAAGGCTGCCAGCGAGCTGGGAGTCACCCAGAGCGCCATTTCCCGCCAGATGCGTTCCATGGAAGAGCTGTTGGGCCTGCGCTTGTTCGAGCGCACAGGCTCGGGACTGGTTCTTACAGAGGCGGGCGCCGTCTATGCCCACAAAATCCGCACCAAGCTGCAGGATATCGAAACCGCGACACTGGAACTGCTCGCCTATCGCGGACAGGGTGGGGAATTGACCATTGCATGCCTGCCGACCCTTGGCGCACGCTGGCTGGTCCCGCGCCTCACAAAATTCACCACCACGCACCCCGAGATTCTAATCCAGATCGTGACCAAACTCGAACCCTTCGAGTTTGATGGCCTTGATATCGATGCCGCTTTCCATTTCGGCGAAAGCGCATGGCCCAATGCCCTCACAGACGAGCTGATGCCGGAATATGTCGTGCCCATGGCCCATCCGACCCTGCAGGCAGAACTCAAGGAGGTTGGTTTGCAGGAATTATTGCTACGCCATCCCTTGTTGCAGGCCACATCTCGCCCGTCCCTGTGGTCCCACTGGTTCAGCCAGAAAGGCTATAGTCACCCAAACCCGCATGTAGGACCGCGTTTCGAGCATTTTCATATGGTCATAAGGGCCGCCGCCTCGAAAATGGGCATTGCCGTTCTACCGCGTCTGTTGGCGGAGGAGGAACTGGCAAGCGGCGAGCTGGTGCAGCTTGATGATCAATTGACACCTTCCAACGGCGATTATTATTTCGTCTATCCGCAGGCCAAGCGGGCCAATCCCAATCTTCAGACCTTCCGCACCTGGGTCATGCGCGAGGCACTAAGCACCAAGAAGAAGATGAACGCAGCCCTTTCCTGAACCCGACAGGTTAGGCAGCCTCGCTATAAACAAATGTCATGAGCGATTGAAATTTCATCGCTTCCAGCGCCTCACCGGCAGCACTACTATTGCGCCATTAATGCCAGCCCCGCATCGGCCCTCTACCGGCCTTTTCGCGCGGCAGAATAGGAGCAATGGGCAATGTGCGCAAAACCGGCCTTCACATGGGATGATCCGTTCCTCTTTCGCCAGCAACTGAGCGAAGATGAACGCATGATCATGGACGTAGCCCGCGCCTTTTGCGACGACAAGCTGATGCCGCGCGTCCTTGAAGCCAACAGGCAGGAATATTTTGACAGCGCCATCATGCGGGAAATGGGCGAGCTAGGCTTCCTTGGCCCCACCATCAGCGAAGACTATGGCTGCGCAGGCGTCAACCATGTGGCCTATGGTCTGATCGCTCGCGAGATCGAGCGGGTAGATTCCGGCTATCGCTCGGCCATGTCGGTCCAATCCTCGCTGGTCATGCACCCCATTCATGCCTACGGCACAGAAGCGCAAAAACAGCACTATCTGCCCAAGCTGGCGACAGGAGAATTGATCGGCTGCTTTGGCCTCACTGAACCGGACCATGGCTCGGACCCCGGCTCCCTCGTCACCCGCGCCACAAGGGTCGATGGCGGCTATCGCCTCAATGGCGCAAAAATGTGGATCACCAATTCTCCAATAGCAGACATCGCCATTGTCTGGGCCAAATCCGATGCTCACGACGGCAAGATCAAGGGCTTCATTGTCAAGGCTGACAGCGAAGGCTATTCAGCCCCCAAAATCGCAGGAAAACTAAGCCTCAAGGCCTCAATCACCGGCGAAATCGTGCTCAAGGATGTCTTCGTGCCCGAAGATCATCTGCTCCCCGACGTGGAAGGCCTCGCAGGGCCCTTTGGCTGCCTTAACAAGGCCCGCTATGGCATCGCATGGGGCGTTTTGGGCGCTGCCGAATTCTGCTGGCATGCTGCGCGCCAATATACAATGGATCGCAAGCAATTTGGTCGCCCGCTCGCGCAAACCCAGCTTGTCCAGCTCAAGCTTGCCGATATGCAGACTGAAATCACGTTGGGCCTACAAGCTGCCTTGCGCGTAGGCCGCATGATGGATGAAGGCAACTGTCCGGTCGAGAATATCTCACTTATCAAACGCAACAATACCGGCAAGGCCCTCACCATTGCGCGCACAGCCCGTGACATGCATGGCGGCAATGGCGTTGCCGACGAATTCCACATCATGCGCCACATGGTCAATCTGGAAAGCGTGAATACCTATGAGGGCACGCATGACATCCACGCCCTGATCCTTGGCCGCGCACAAACCGGTTTACAGGCTTTCTTATAGAACTCCATTGGCCAAGCCCATTGGCACATATCAATCACCATCCAATAACCGCAGCACTCCTTCCGCATGAGCATAAAAGCGGTTCCATAAAGAGAAAAGGACAGCGACATGACGCTGACAACAGGCGCAACCCTTCTGGTGGATTGCCTCATAGAGCAGGGAGCCTCAACCATTTTCGGCGTGCCCGGCGAGAGCTATCTGGCCGTCTTGAACGCAATTTACGATGCCCCCTCCCTGCGTTATGTCAACGCAAGACAGGAAGGCGGCGCCTCGATGATGGCAGATGCCTGGTCCAAGCTGACCGGCGAGGTTGGCCTTTGCATGGTCACTCGAGGCCCCGGAGCCACCAATGCAAGCTCCGGCGTGCATGTGGCCTATCAGGATTCCACCCCCATGATCCTGTTCATCGGCCAGGTTGCCAGCGACCAGATCGAGCGCGAGGCCTTTCAGGAGATCGACTATCGCCGCATGTTCGGCCAGATGGCCAAATGGGTTGCCCAGATTGATGATGCATCCCGCATTCCAGAATATATCGCCCGCGCCTATCGCACAGCCCTCTCCGGTCGCCCCGGCCCCGTTGTTTTGGCCCTGCCCGAAGACATGCTGGTTACCGAAATTGAAAAGCCAGCAGCCCTCCCCGCCAAGGCCAAACCGGCAGACAGCGCACCATCTGCTGAGAGCATGAAAGAGCTTGAGACGCTTGTCGCCAAGGCCGAACGCCCCTTCATGATTGTTGGTGGCGGCGGCTGGTCGCTGGCAGCCAAGAAGGCGGTCACCGCCTTTGCCGAGCAGAATGCCATTCCCGTGGGCACCTCCTTCCGCTGTCAGGACTATTTCCCCAACGAACATCCGAACTTTGCGGGCCATGTCGGCATCGGCATCGATCCCGCACTTGCCAAGCGCATCAGGCAGAGTGATCTGCTCATCGTCCTCGGCGCCCGCCTTGGCGAAATGACCACCTCCGGCTACACCCTCATCGACACGCCTATTCCGACCCAGACGCTCATTCACATTCATGCCGATCCTGAAGAATTGGGCCGCGTCTATCAGCCAG contains the following coding sequences:
- the gcvA gene encoding transcriptional regulator GcvA translates to MLNYLPSLSALRAFEAAARHLSFTKAASELGVTQSAISRQMRSMEELLGLRLFERTGSGLVLTEAGAVYAHKIRTKLQDIETATLELLAYRGQGGELTIACLPTLGARWLVPRLTKFTTTHPEILIQIVTKLEPFEFDGLDIDAAFHFGESAWPNALTDELMPEYVVPMAHPTLQAELKEVGLQELLLRHPLLQATSRPSLWSHWFSQKGYSHPNPHVGPRFEHFHMVIRAAASKMGIAVLPRLLAEEELASGELVQLDDQLTPSNGDYYFVYPQAKRANPNLQTFRTWVMREALSTKKKMNAALS
- a CDS encoding acyl-CoA dehydrogenase, producing the protein MCAKPAFTWDDPFLFRQQLSEDERMIMDVARAFCDDKLMPRVLEANRQEYFDSAIMREMGELGFLGPTISEDYGCAGVNHVAYGLIAREIERVDSGYRSAMSVQSSLVMHPIHAYGTEAQKQHYLPKLATGELIGCFGLTEPDHGSDPGSLVTRATRVDGGYRLNGAKMWITNSPIADIAIVWAKSDAHDGKIKGFIVKADSEGYSAPKIAGKLSLKASITGEIVLKDVFVPEDHLLPDVEGLAGPFGCLNKARYGIAWGVLGAAEFCWHAARQYTMDRKQFGRPLAQTQLVQLKLADMQTEITLGLQAALRVGRMMDEGNCPVENISLIKRNNTGKALTIARTARDMHGGNGVADEFHIMRHMVNLESVNTYEGTHDIHALILGRAQTGLQAFL
- a CDS encoding thiamine pyrophosphate-binding protein, with the translated sequence MTLTTGATLLVDCLIEQGASTIFGVPGESYLAVLNAIYDAPSLRYVNARQEGGASMMADAWSKLTGEVGLCMVTRGPGATNASSGVHVAYQDSTPMILFIGQVASDQIEREAFQEIDYRRMFGQMAKWVAQIDDASRIPEYIARAYRTALSGRPGPVVLALPEDMLVTEIEKPAALPAKAKPADSAPSAESMKELETLVAKAERPFMIVGGGGWSLAAKKAVTAFAEQNAIPVGTSFRCQDYFPNEHPNFAGHVGIGIDPALAKRIRQSDLLIVLGARLGEMTTSGYTLIDTPIPTQTLIHIHADPEELGRVYQPALAIAARHETMALLFGALGQIRKAGDANWVSEARAGYDAFSAIPERTMPGDVQMAEIVKHVVANTPDNTVFTNGAGNYAIWVHRFIKYRGWRTQLAPTSGSMGYGMPAVVAAAIQDPSRPAICFAGDGCFQMTCQEFATAAQEGAPIKVIVVNNSMYGTIRMHQEREYPTRISGTALSNPDFAAMAAAMGGHSEKVVKTEEFPDAFARMMAHDGPALIEIITDPEAITPVKTITDFRTKS